GTAGAAAGAGTGCTTTCCGGTGATCAGGGATAGGTTTTACGGAAACCTTCTACCCTGGCGGAAGCGGCCTCGGAAAGCGGAGAGATTCGTCCTTCCTTCAGGTAATGATAGCCAAGACCGGCGATCATGGCACCGTTGTCGGTACAGAGTTCCAGGGGGGGAAACAGCACCTCCAGCCCCCTGACATCCGCCAGGCTTGAACGCAGGTAGCTGTTGGCTGCAACGCCGCCTCCGACTACCACACGATCAAGAGCCGTATCCTCAACCGCCCGTAAAAGCCGTTTTACCAGAATATCGATCGCCCTCTTCTGGAAAGAGGCAGCGATATTCTCCAGGGACTTTTCGGAAACCCCGTCCCAGAACTGGTCGATCTGGTTGATAACCGCATTTTTAAGGCCGGAATAGCTGACATCGTAGCGGTGATCGCCTTTGTGCAGGTTGGGTCCGGGAAAAGCGAAGGCCTGGGGATTACCCGTCTGCGCCAGGCGATCGATGGCAACCCCTCCGGGGTATCCCATGTCGTAGTATTTTGCCACCTTGTCAAAAGCCTCGCCGCAGGCGTCATCGATGGTAGTTCCCATTACCCGAATGTCATCCACCCCGTCGACCCTGCAGATCATGGTGTGCCCGCCGGAGACCAGGAGCCCCAGAAAGGGATAGGATATTTCCCTCTCGAGCTGAGGGGCGTAGAGATGGGCCTTTACGTGGTTTACCGTGGTATAGGGAATCCCGAGGGCCAGGGCCAGTCCCTTGGCGAAGGAGAGCCCCACAAGAAGGGAGCCCACCAGGCCGGGTCGGCTGGTGACGGCGATGCCGTCGAGATCTTCCAGGGCGAGCTCTCCGCGGTGCAGGGTCTCGGTAAAGGTGTCCCGGATCCACTCGGTATGAGTCCGGGAGGCGATCTCCGGGACCACCCCCATAAAGGGACGGTGAATGTCTATCTGGGTTGCGACGATGCTGCTGAGGATGTGCCTTCCGTTTTCAACAACAGCGATACTGCACTCGTCACAGGAGGTCTCTATACCAAGAACCTTCATTCCTCCAGATCCAGCCTTCCCAGGTAGATCATCGATCCAATATCGTCAAAGCTGAACCCCTTCTCGGTGAACTCCGGATAGAGATCAAGAAGCAGCTCAGCCAGGTGCTCATCCCACACATGCCCGATCATAACGGCCCTTCCGCTGGTCTCAGCCAGGGAAAAGCCCGACCGCAGGGCCCGTTCAATATAATCCCGTTCTCGTTCGTTGTCTAAAAACATGCTGTTCCTTTCTGCATACGGCAAAGAAATCTCCGCTGCGATCCTTCCTGCGACGCTTTCTCCGGTGGTTACGGAATCGAGAAAAAACATATTTCGTTCCTTCAGATACTCCAGAACCATCCTCATGGTTTCTCCGTCCGCCGTGGCCTTTGATCCCATATGGTTATTGATACCCGGGGCTCCACCCAGGGTTGCAAGATTTGTGTCGAGCAGGGTGTAGATTTCCTCTTTGCTCATGCCGGTAAAGATTGCCCCCTCCCCTGGATCGGCATCGCCCACAGGTTCCATGGGCTGATGCATAATATAATACTTTTTTGCCTTTTGGATAAGCTCCACTGACTCTCTGGTATAGCGGCGCCGGGGCATCACGGCAAAGGTTACAGGTATGGGAAGGGAGAGGAAGGGTTCCAGTTCTTCAAGACTGTTGCCCACATCGTCGATGACGATAAAAACTTCAGGTGCCACGGGAAGGACGGCAGATGCCTTTCCTTCCGGTTTTGAAGGAACAATCACAGGGGGTTCCACCGGTCTTTCAGGCTCTGAAACAGGCAGTACCGCCCTGTCGGTTTCCGTTCTTTCCATCCAGCCCCGGACAAGGGCGATGGATATTCCAAGCATAAGC
Above is a genomic segment from Marispirochaeta aestuarii containing:
- the tsaD gene encoding tRNA (adenosine(37)-N6)-threonylcarbamoyltransferase complex transferase subunit TsaD, translated to MKVLGIETSCDECSIAVVENGRHILSSIVATQIDIHRPFMGVVPEIASRTHTEWIRDTFTETLHRGELALEDLDGIAVTSRPGLVGSLLVGLSFAKGLALALGIPYTTVNHVKAHLYAPQLEREISYPFLGLLVSGGHTMICRVDGVDDIRVMGTTIDDACGEAFDKVAKYYDMGYPGGVAIDRLAQTGNPQAFAFPGPNLHKGDHRYDVSYSGLKNAVINQIDQFWDGVSEKSLENIAASFQKRAIDILVKRLLRAVEDTALDRVVVGGGVAANSYLRSSLADVRGLEVLFPPLELCTDNGAMIAGLGYHYLKEGRISPLSEAASARVEGFRKTYP
- a CDS encoding divergent polysaccharide deacetylase family protein produces the protein MRKSGSTGTRGKSKLYFSYLLLGTTALMLGISIALVRGWMERTETDRAVLPVSEPERPVEPPVIVPSKPEGKASAVLPVAPEVFIVIDDVGNSLEELEPFLSLPIPVTFAVMPRRRYTRESVELIQKAKKYYIMHQPMEPVGDADPGEGAIFTGMSKEEIYTLLDTNLATLGGAPGINNHMGSKATADGETMRMVLEYLKERNMFFLDSVTTGESVAGRIAAEISLPYAERNSMFLDNERERDYIERALRSGFSLAETSGRAVMIGHVWDEHLAELLLDLYPEFTEKGFSFDDIGSMIYLGRLDLEE